The stretch of DNA CGATTCGCCAATTAGTACCATGAAATTTTCCATCATCATACCTTCTTACAACCAGGAAAATTATATTGAAGCTACACTTCAAAATGTACTTTTATTGAAAAATAAAGCGCTTGAGAAAGGTATTGAAATTGAAATTTTATTATATGATAGCGAATCGAATGAAGCGGTATTAAAAATTATTTCAAAGTATGCTACCCAGCTTTCTAAGGTGGAAATTAAAAAGGATTTAGGGCAGTACGATGCCATTAACAAAGGAATTACAGCTTGCAGTGGCGATTACTGGACCTGGTTAAACACCGATGACACCTTAGATATTGAAGGTTTTTTTAAACTTGCTGAATTGGTAAAAAATAATCCTTCCATTGATTATATCTATGGTGGAGTAAATTATATGGATGCTGCCGGTAATTACCTTAAAAATTATAAAGCTTATTCACTATCCTTAAAAACCTTGGTGCATAAGGATCCTGCGATTTTTCAACCGGGTTCATTTTTCAAAAAATCATTTACAACTAAAATTGGCTTGCTTGCATCCTATCGTTGTTGTTTCGATTACGAGTATATATTGCGTTGCATGAAAAATGGAGCTGAATTTTATTGTTGTGATTTTGCTTTATCTAACTTTAGGTATTATACTGCTTCAAAAACCGGAAGTATTATTCCTGTTTTTATACGTGAACAATTGACAATTAGTAAACTTTACGGACGAACATTCTGGAGTTTCATGACTTGGTTTGCACATTTGCGATTACTTAAACATTCCTTATTTCCACGCAAATGAAACGTATTTTGCTGTTGTCGGATGCTGGTTCAGAACATACCGAAAAATGGGCTTTAGGCTTAGCTTCAAAAGGTTTTGAAATTGGACTATTTAGTATCACTCCGGCAGCTTATGATTGGTACAGTAACCAGCCCAATCTTCAGTTTTTAAATTCCAATGCAACAAATAAAAGTGGTAATTCATTTTTCTCTAAATTAAATTACTTAGGCCTATTACCTCAATTAAAAAGGGCAATAAAAAGATTCAATCCTCAAATTGTACATGCGCACTATGCTAGTAGTTATGGATTGTTAGCTCGCTTATCTGGTTTTACACCTTATTTTATTTCTGCTTGGGGAACAGATGTGATGAAGTTTCCTTATAGAAATTTTATATTCCGAAAATTGCTTATTCAAAATTTAGAAAAAGCTTCTATGGTTTTTGCAACCAGTGAAACTATAAAATCATACATCGCCAAGTTAACTAACATTCAGGTTAAAATTATTTATTTTGGTGTAGATGTTCAGCAATTTAAACCCTCTGAGAAGCTTGCCCTATTTGATTCAGATGCTATTGTAATTGCTGCTATTAAGCCCATTGAACCAATTTACTGCACCGATATACTACTTGAAGCATTTGCTATACTTTCAAAAAAGTACTCCAATTTAAAATTACGCCTATTACTTGTTGGTGAGGGTAGTTTAAAGGAAGAGCTTCAAGCCAAAGTTGAGAAAATGGGCATTTCGAATCAAGTAAAATTTACCGGAAGAGTTAATTTTAATGAAATTGCTAGGTATTTTAATACAGCTGATATATTTGTAAATATTTCGGAATACGAAAGTTTTGGAGTTTCAGTGATCGAAGCATCGGCCTGTGAAAAACCAGTTGTTGTTACTGATGTTGGTGGGTTGAAAGAAATTGTGGAGGATCAAATTACAGGATTCAGAGTCCCGGTGCGTGATGTAGAAAAAACAGCTTGGGCAATTGAGCAATTGTTATTGAATACCGAACAAAGAATAAGCATGGGAAAAAAAGGAAGATTAAAGGTGATAGAGCAATTTGATTGGGAGAGTAATTTAAATAAGATGGTTAAATTTTATACTGAATACTAAAGCAAATTTGCGTGAAAATTAAATTGTTGCCTGATACAGATCTTGTTGCTTTAGCTGAACTTGCAGTTTCGCATGGTAGTATTTTTAATAGTGCAGCATGGTTATCAAACTACGATTCATCACTAAATGTGTATGGGATTTATACAAACGATAACAAACTTATTGGCGGCTTTCATTTATTTACTACCAAACTTGGGGGACTCTTGACACATTGCAAAAACCCTCCATTTACGCCGCATATAGGACTTTTCTTCGTACAACAAAGTGGCACAAAATCAACAGCATTAAGTTTTGAAAAGAGCATTGCTACTTGTTTGGTTGATTTTTTAGATAGTCTTTCCTTTCCAATGCTAACCCTTGCATTTCCTTATGATTTCACCGATCTGCAAGCTTTTATTTGGAAAAAACACAAAGTGATTCCAAACTATACTTACCGCTTAAATTTAGATCAGGATTTAGATGAACTACTTAAAAATTTATCCGGCGATAAGCGCACCAGTATAAATAAAGCGGCAAAAGACAATGTTAAAATTGAATTTTGTACTGATTTGCAAGAAGTGAAACGCATGGTTGAAAATACCTATACACGGAAGGCCAAACAATTAAACGCAGGTATTTTAGATAAAATTCTTTTTCAGTTTGCGAAGCCGGAAAATAGTTTTGCATTTATGGCTCATCATAACAATAGTGCGGCTGCTTTAAGTTTTTGTATACACGATAAAACAACAGCCTATTATTTACTTGGAGGATATGCTACAAACAATAAACATCAAGGCGCAGGAGTTTTGGCATTATGGAATTGTATTTTACATGCAAAAAAATTGGGATTAAAAACCTTCGACTTTGAAGGCTCTATGATACCACAGGTTGAAAAATATTTTAGAGGATTTGGCGGTGATTTAATTCCATATTTTACGGTTAACAAAGCAAATATATTGTTAGAAACAGGACTTAAATTTATAAAACGAGAAACCTTTTAGTGAAAGCAATAATCTCACACGATATTGACCATATAAGTGTTTCAGAACATTTGCTGAAGGATACTATTATTCCTAAATTTTTAATTCGCAATTTAATTGAATTAGGAAAAGGAAAAATTGGCTTACATGAATTTGGATTGCGGCACCTTGATTTAGTGAAAAACAAGTGGCAAAATATTGAAGATTTGATTGCATTTAATAAGCAACATGGCATCCCTTCCTCTTTCTTTATTGGAGTTCAAAATGGACTTGGGCTGAGTTATTCTCAAGCTGTTTCAAAGTATTGGATTGCGAGAATAATAGAACTGGGATCTGAAATTGGTCTTCATGGAATTGAGTTTGAAAGTTTCGATAAAATCAAATTTGAGCATCAGCTTTTTGAACAATTATCGGGTTTAAAAATCTTCGGAACCCGCATGCATTATGTACGCAAAAATGACCATACATTTGAATTTATGCAAGCTGCAGGATACAGCTATGATAGTACAGAACATGCATTTAAAAATCCTTATAAGATAGGTAACATGTGGGAATTTCCATTTCAACTTATGGATGGTTGGGTAATTGAAAAAGGTAAACGTTGGCAAACTCAAACACTCGATCAAGCGAAGGAAAACACGAAGTTAATCATCGCTGAAGCCCAAGAAAAACGATTAAACTATTTAGGAATAGATTTCCACGATCGCTATTTTACTGCTGGTTTTAAAACTTGGATAGAATGGTATCAATGGCTTGTTGAATATTTAGCTACAAACAAAATAACTTGTGTAAACTTTAATCAAGCAATTGCAGAACTTGAAAATCGAAGTTAAGTGTTATCTAAAGAGTGTTAGCTGTCCAGAATAATTGTGTGATTTATTAAATATATCTTTCACATCAATTTCATAAATATATACATCCTCTTGTACTTCCTTTTTATCGGACTGATTTTTACCATCCCAGTTGGGCTTATTTCCTTTCTCGTAATAAACCAAAATACCCCAACGATCGTAAATACTTAATTCTTCTGATACTATTCCGATTCCACTTCCTCCAAAAGAGTCATTTATTCCATCATTATTTGGTGAAAATGAATTTGGAACATAGTAGGTAAACTCACCAAGTATTACAACTTCACCATAAGCCGTATCGCTGCAACCATAGTTGTTCTCTATACTTAATTTAACTTGATAATGCCCTGTATCGTTGTATTGATATACCGCATTTTGATTATAGGAAATTCCAAACACATCACCGAATTCCCATTGCCAATGCGAAGCACCACTGCTTATGTCAGTAAATTTAATAGTTGAATTTACTAATGTAGTCTCCCATGGATTTGCAATAAAATCGGCATGAGGTTTTGGATATACTTGTACAGAGTTATTTTTTATTAAAGTATTTGTACAACCTTCTGCAGAATTAACTGTAAGTGAAACAGTATATACACCATGATGTTCATATTGATGAATGTTTTGATTTCCTTGTCCTACAGAAGTATCACCAAAATTCCAAAGATAGCTTGAGCCTGGACCTGCATTTATTAAATTCTGCATAGTTACAGTTAATGGTTCACAACCTTCATCCGGACTAATTGAAAAATCAACTTGTGGCTTTGGGTTAACTTTTACAAATATAGCTGCGCTAACATCCAGAGTAGTACATCCATCACTGGCTGTTACTTGATAAGTTGAAGAAACCAGTGGTGATACTGCAATTGTTGCTGTTGTATCAGCAAAATTCAACCAATGGTAATGATAAGGCCCACCTGTTCCTCCAGTTACTAAAGCACTAAGTAAAGCAGTTGATCCTTCGCAAATAGTATCATCAGGTGAAACAATAATGGATAAAGGTGCACGCACTGTAACAGTTAATGATTGAATTGTTGAAATACAGTTACTTGAATCATGAACAATTACAGAGTAGTTTGTAGTTGTAGATGGATTTACGAGTACATTCGCAGCCAAAGTACCATTACTCCATGAATAAGTGTATGGAGCTATTCCTCCTGAAGCGACCGCACTGAGCATTGTAAATTGACCATTACAAATAGTAGAGGCTCCCGAAGCCATTAATTGGAGCATTGGAATTTGTGTAATTGTTAATACGACCGAACTTGATGTGCAATTATTTGCATCCTTAATTGTAACCGTATATGCACCAGCTGTCAATCCTGCAAAAATATTGCTAGCCTGATAAGTGATTCCATC from Bacteroidota bacterium encodes:
- a CDS encoding glycosyltransferase, with the translated sequence MKFSIIIPSYNQENYIEATLQNVLLLKNKALEKGIEIEILLYDSESNEAVLKIISKYATQLSKVEIKKDLGQYDAINKGITACSGDYWTWLNTDDTLDIEGFFKLAELVKNNPSIDYIYGGVNYMDAAGNYLKNYKAYSLSLKTLVHKDPAIFQPGSFFKKSFTTKIGLLASYRCCFDYEYILRCMKNGAEFYCCDFALSNFRYYTASKTGSIIPVFIREQLTISKLYGRTFWSFMTWFAHLRLLKHSLFPRK
- a CDS encoding glycosyltransferase translates to MKRILLLSDAGSEHTEKWALGLASKGFEIGLFSITPAAYDWYSNQPNLQFLNSNATNKSGNSFFSKLNYLGLLPQLKRAIKRFNPQIVHAHYASSYGLLARLSGFTPYFISAWGTDVMKFPYRNFIFRKLLIQNLEKASMVFATSETIKSYIAKLTNIQVKIIYFGVDVQQFKPSEKLALFDSDAIVIAAIKPIEPIYCTDILLEAFAILSKKYSNLKLRLLLVGEGSLKEELQAKVEKMGISNQVKFTGRVNFNEIARYFNTADIFVNISEYESFGVSVIEASACEKPVVVTDVGGLKEIVEDQITGFRVPVRDVEKTAWAIEQLLLNTEQRISMGKKGRLKVIEQFDWESNLNKMVKFYTEY
- a CDS encoding GNAT family N-acetyltransferase, which encodes MKIKLLPDTDLVALAELAVSHGSIFNSAAWLSNYDSSLNVYGIYTNDNKLIGGFHLFTTKLGGLLTHCKNPPFTPHIGLFFVQQSGTKSTALSFEKSIATCLVDFLDSLSFPMLTLAFPYDFTDLQAFIWKKHKVIPNYTYRLNLDQDLDELLKNLSGDKRTSINKAAKDNVKIEFCTDLQEVKRMVENTYTRKAKQLNAGILDKILFQFAKPENSFAFMAHHNNSAAALSFCIHDKTTAYYLLGGYATNNKHQGAGVLALWNCILHAKKLGLKTFDFEGSMIPQVEKYFRGFGGDLIPYFTVNKANILLETGLKFIKRETF